TCCAAAAATCTTCGATGTTCCGGTGCTTTAAGCCACTTGTACCGGAATGATGTTTGCTGTGTCTTTTACGGTGTTGTCTTCGTTGCAATACACCAGTTTTGGCTGGTAGGTTGCCGCTTCTACTTCATCAAAATGAGCATAGGCACAGATGATAACGATATCGCCTAAATCTGCCATGTGAGCCGCCGCACCATTTAGCGAGATGATACCAGAACCTGCTTCAGCGCGGATAGCGTAGGTGCGAAAGCGCTTGCCATTGGTCACATTGTAGATATCGATAGACTCATTTTCGCGCAGACCAGCAAGATCCAATAAATCACCATCGATACCGCATGAGCCTTCGTAATGAAGTTCGGCATGGGTGACGCGAGCACGGTGTAATTTGCATTTAAGCATATTAAGTAGCATAGGTTGCTTCCTTAGCGTAACTGAGATTAATGATTCAAATCAAAAGGTTAATGGGGGATAACTTGCTAAAATAAAAGGCTATTATAGTTGAAGCATGATTTTATTCTGGCAGTTTGAAGCCA
This region of Psychrobacter sp. JCM 18902 genomic DNA includes:
- the panD gene encoding aspartate 1-decarboxylase, encoding MLLNMLKCKLHRARVTHAELHYEGSCGIDGDLLDLAGLRENESIDIYNVTNGKRFRTYAIRAEAGSGIISLNGAAAHMADLGDIVIICAYAHFDEVEAATYQPKLVYCNEDNTVKDTANIIPVQVA